A region from the Brachyspira hampsonii genome encodes:
- a CDS encoding YgeY family selenium metabolism-linked hydrolase, translating into MSAISKEQFEQIKAKAEGYKADMTKFLRDLIRIPSESCEEKGVIERIAEEMKKVGFDKVDIDPMGNVLGYMGTGKTLIGIDAHIDTVGVGNKDNWNFDPYEGYENDVEIGGRGTSDQEGGIVSGVYGAKIMKDLGLLNDKYQVVVVGTVQEEDCDGLCWEYICKKSNIKPEFVISTEPTDGGIYRGQRGRMEIRVDVKGISCHGSAPERGDNAIYKMADILQDIRSLNENDAKDSTEIKGLVKMLEEKYNPQYKEANFLGRGTVTVSQIFYTSPSRCAVADSCSISLDRRMTAGETWESCLEEIRNLPNVKKYGAEVSMYNYDRPSWTGLVYPIECYFPTWVIPEDHAVTKALEEAYKGLYGTEERLGPTPEIEKERKARPLTDKWTFSTNGVSIMGRNGIPCIGFGPGAEAQAHAPNEKTWKQDLVNCAALYAAVPTIYCANK; encoded by the coding sequence ATGAGTGCTATTTCAAAAGAACAATTCGAACAAATAAAAGCAAAAGCAGAAGGCTATAAAGCTGATATGACTAAATTCTTAAGAGATTTAATTAGAATTCCTAGTGAATCTTGCGAAGAAAAAGGCGTAATAGAAAGAATAGCTGAAGAGATGAAAAAAGTAGGATTCGACAAAGTAGATATAGATCCTATGGGTAATGTTTTAGGTTATATGGGTACTGGCAAAACTTTAATAGGTATTGATGCTCATATAGATACAGTTGGTGTAGGAAATAAAGATAACTGGAATTTCGATCCTTATGAAGGTTATGAAAATGATGTAGAAATTGGAGGAAGAGGAACTTCTGACCAAGAAGGCGGTATAGTTTCTGGTGTTTACGGTGCTAAAATAATGAAAGATTTAGGTCTTTTAAATGACAAATATCAAGTTGTTGTTGTTGGTACTGTACAGGAAGAAGACTGCGACGGATTATGCTGGGAATACATTTGCAAAAAAAGTAATATCAAACCTGAATTCGTAATTTCTACTGAACCTACTGACGGCGGTATTTATAGAGGTCAAAGAGGAAGAATGGAAATAAGAGTTGATGTTAAAGGTATTTCATGCCATGGTTCTGCTCCGGAAAGAGGAGATAATGCTATTTATAAAATGGCTGATATACTTCAAGACATCAGAAGCCTTAACGAAAATGATGCTAAAGATTCTACAGAGATCAAAGGCTTAGTAAAAATGTTAGAGGAAAAATATAATCCTCAATATAAAGAAGCTAATTTCTTAGGAAGAGGTACTGTAACAGTTTCTCAAATATTCTATACTTCTCCAAGCAGATGTGCTGTTGCTGACTCTTGTTCTATTTCTTTAGACAGAAGAATGACAGCAGGCGAAACTTGGGAAAGCTGCTTAGAAGAAATTAGAAATCTTCCTAATGTAAAAAAATATGGTGCTGAAGTATCTATGTACAATTATGACAGACCATCTTGGACAGGTTTAGTTTATCCAATAGAATGCTACTTCCCTACTTGGGTAATTCCAGAAGATCATGCTGTAACTAAAGCTTTAGAAGAAGCATACAAAGGCTTATATGGTACAGAAGAAAGATTAGGACCTACTCCTGAAATAGAAAAAGAAAGAAAAGCTCGTCCTCTTACTGATAAATGGACTTTCTCTACTAACGGCGTATCTATTATGGGAAGAAACGGAATACCTTGTATAGGTTTCGGACCTGGTGCTGAAGCTCAGGCTCATGCTCCTAATGAAAAAACTTGGAAACAAGATTTAGTAAACTGTGCTGCTTTATATGCTGCTGTACCTACTATCTATTGTGCAAATAAGTAA
- the ygeW gene encoding knotted carbamoyltransferase YgeW — MGIQKYISKLDSLEFGKMYQNDFFLTWDKTFDELQAVWTVADALRFLRETNTSTKVFDSGLGISLFRDNSTRTRFSFASACNLLGLEVQDLDEGKSQIAHGETVRETANMVSFMADVIGIRDDMYIGKGHEYMKEVSASVRQGYNDGILEQIPTLVNLQCDRDHPTQMMADSLHFIHELGGLENLKGKKVAMTWAYSPSYGKPLSVPQGAAGLFTRLGMDVALAYPKGYELMPEVEAIAKKNAEAAGVKLTITNNMDEAFEDADVVYPKSWAPFAAMQERTELYGKGDTDGIKALEKRLLEQNANYKDWCCTEEKMKKTKDGKALYLHCLPADINDVSCKDGEVAASVFDRYRVPLYKQASYKPYVIAAMIFLSKFKDPQAILSKLASDKKPRIFG, encoded by the coding sequence ATGGGTATACAAAAATACATTTCAAAATTAGACAGCCTTGAATTTGGCAAAATGTATCAAAATGATTTCTTCTTAACTTGGGACAAAACTTTTGATGAATTACAAGCAGTTTGGACTGTTGCTGATGCTTTAAGATTCTTAAGAGAAACTAACACTTCTACTAAAGTATTTGATTCTGGTTTAGGTATTTCTTTATTCAGAGATAATTCTACTAGAACTCGCTTCTCTTTTGCTTCTGCTTGTAACCTTTTAGGTTTAGAAGTTCAGGACTTAGATGAAGGTAAAAGCCAAATAGCTCATGGTGAAACAGTTAGAGAAACTGCAAATATGGTATCATTCATGGCTGATGTTATAGGTATCAGAGACGATATGTACATTGGTAAAGGTCATGAATACATGAAAGAAGTTTCTGCTTCTGTAAGACAAGGATACAATGACGGAATATTAGAACAAATTCCTACTTTGGTAAACTTACAATGCGATAGAGACCATCCAACACAAATGATGGCTGACTCACTACACTTTATCCATGAATTAGGTGGATTAGAAAACCTTAAAGGTAAAAAAGTTGCTATGACTTGGGCTTATTCTCCTTCTTACGGTAAACCTCTTTCTGTACCTCAAGGTGCTGCTGGTTTATTCACTAGATTAGGAATGGATGTTGCTTTAGCTTATCCAAAAGGTTATGAACTTATGCCTGAAGTTGAAGCTATTGCTAAGAAAAATGCTGAAGCTGCCGGTGTTAAATTGACTATCACTAACAATATGGACGAAGCATTTGAAGATGCTGATGTTGTTTATCCTAAATCTTGGGCTCCTTTTGCTGCTATGCAGGAAAGAACTGAGCTTTATGGTAAAGGAGACACTGACGGTATTAAAGCTCTTGAAAAAAGATTATTAGAACAAAATGCTAATTATAAAGATTGGTGCTGTACTGAAGAAAAAATGAAAAAAACTAAAGACGGAAAAGCATTATACTTACACTGCTTGCCTGCTGATATTAATGATGTTAGCTGTAAAGACGGAGAAGTTGCTGCTTCTGTATTTGACAGATATAGAGTTCCTCTTTACAAACAAGCTAGCTACAAACCTTATGTTATAGCTGCTATGATCTTCTTATCTAAATTTAAAGACCCTCAAGCTATATTAAGCAAATTAGCTTCTGATAAAAAACCAAGAATATTTGGATAA
- the dpaL gene encoding diaminopropionate ammonia-lyase translates to MSELKWAENKMPKTDDKNLPIMSIEEVKKAKAFHQSFPQYTQTPLADLKEMAQYLGLKTVKVKDESYRFGLNAFKVLGGSYSMARYIAQKMGKDVSEFPYDVLTSKKLKDEFGQATFFSATDGNHGRGVAWAANKLGQKSVIFMPKGSTETRLKNIQAEGATATIEEYNYDECVRKAAAEAAKVPNGVVVQDTAWEGYEEIPAWIMQGYGTMALEADEQFGERPTHVFVQAGVGSLAGAMVGYFSNKYKDNPPVMVIVEAEAAACLYKGAEAGDGKIRIVEGDLNTIMAGLACGEPNITSWDILKNHANCFIAAEDIVAARGMRMLAAPLKGDPQVVSGESGAAPFGALATIMLKDEYAELRKKLKLDSNSKVLLFSTEGDTDPIRWKNIVWEAKER, encoded by the coding sequence ATGAGTGAACTCAAATGGGCTGAAAATAAGATGCCTAAAACAGATGATAAAAATTTACCAATAATGTCTATTGAGGAAGTAAAAAAAGCAAAAGCATTTCATCAAAGTTTCCCTCAATACACACAAACACCATTGGCTGATTTAAAAGAAATGGCTCAATATTTAGGATTAAAAACAGTAAAAGTAAAAGATGAATCATACAGATTCGGTCTTAATGCTTTTAAAGTATTAGGCGGTTCTTATTCTATGGCTAGATATATAGCTCAGAAAATGGGAAAAGATGTAAGCGAATTTCCTTATGATGTATTAACTTCAAAAAAATTAAAAGATGAATTCGGTCAGGCTACATTCTTCTCAGCTACAGACGGTAACCATGGAAGAGGTGTTGCCTGGGCTGCAAATAAATTAGGACAAAAATCTGTTATATTTATGCCTAAAGGCTCAACTGAAACTAGATTAAAAAACATTCAGGCAGAAGGTGCCACTGCTACAATAGAAGAATACAACTATGATGAATGTGTTAGAAAAGCTGCTGCAGAAGCTGCTAAAGTGCCTAACGGCGTAGTTGTACAGGATACTGCTTGGGAAGGCTATGAAGAAATACCTGCTTGGATTATGCAAGGTTACGGAACTATGGCATTAGAAGCTGATGAGCAATTCGGAGAAAGACCTACACATGTATTCGTACAGGCTGGAGTAGGATCTTTAGCTGGTGCTATGGTTGGATATTTCTCTAACAAATACAAAGATAATCCTCCTGTAATGGTTATAGTAGAAGCTGAAGCTGCTGCTTGTTTATATAAAGGTGCTGAAGCTGGAGACGGTAAAATAAGAATAGTAGAAGGTGATTTAAATACTATTATGGCTGGACTTGCATGCGGTGAGCCTAATATCACTTCTTGGGATATACTTAAAAATCATGCTAACTGCTTTATAGCTGCTGAAGATATAGTTGCTGCAAGAGGAATGAGAATGCTTGCTGCTCCATTAAAAGGAGACCCTCAGGTTGTATCAGGTGAATCTGGTGCTGCTCCTTTCGGTGCTTTGGCTACTATTATGCTTAAAGATGAATATGCTGAATTGAGAAAAAAATTAAAACTTGATTCCAATTCTAAAGTATTATTATTCAGCACAGAAGGCGATACTGATCCTATAAGATGGAAAAATATAGTTTGGGAAGCTAAAGAAAGATAA
- a CDS encoding uracil-xanthine permease family protein yields the protein MCINKTNKSNTDLVYQLEGRPSVAVALPLGMQHVMAMFTSNLAPILIIAGACGLSGADTVVMVQCAMFVSGLTTFIQLYPIKIGKNRQIGANLPIVMGTSFAFVPTAQTVASMGGIGLVLGGAMVGSLTEVIMGFFYKYIRKFFPPLVVGCTLVTIGVSLLGVGVDYFAGGVGSPDYGSPKNLVLGFLSLFIIIILQKFGKGIIKNSAILIGLIIGYIVSAFLGMVNTQAIAEASWFRLPIPMHFKLEFSFSAILSFAVLYITSGLETIGNTSGITIAGFDREATEKETSGAILADALGSTTAAFFNCLPNTAFGQNAGIVSMTKVVNKFCIATGAFVLMLCGFFPKLGAIFSAIPSSVLGGSIITVFAMILINGIKMIAKAGFSERNIIVMGITFALGLGLANHQNAIAQLPEFIKFIFHDTVSATCIISILANLIFPDDKVSKPEDYNA from the coding sequence ATGTGTATTAACAAAACAAACAAATCTAATACAGATTTGGTATATCAGCTTGAAGGTCGTCCTAGTGTAGCCGTTGCTCTGCCTTTGGGTATGCAGCATGTAATGGCAATGTTTACTTCTAACCTAGCTCCTATATTAATCATTGCAGGAGCCTGCGGTTTATCAGGAGCTGACACTGTTGTAATGGTACAATGTGCTATGTTCGTATCAGGACTTACAACATTTATTCAGCTCTACCCTATTAAAATTGGCAAGAATAGACAAATTGGAGCTAACTTACCTATAGTTATGGGTACTTCTTTTGCTTTTGTTCCTACTGCTCAGACTGTTGCTTCTATGGGTGGGATAGGGTTAGTATTAGGCGGAGCTATGGTTGGAAGTTTAACTGAAGTTATTATGGGATTTTTCTACAAATATATACGCAAATTTTTCCCACCTTTGGTTGTAGGATGTACTCTTGTAACTATTGGAGTTAGCTTGCTTGGTGTAGGCGTTGATTATTTTGCTGGAGGTGTGGGTTCTCCTGATTACGGATCTCCTAAAAATTTAGTTCTTGGATTTTTATCTCTATTTATCATTATTATACTTCAAAAATTTGGAAAAGGAATTATTAAAAATTCGGCTATATTAATAGGTCTTATAATTGGGTATATAGTTTCTGCTTTCTTAGGAATGGTTAATACTCAGGCTATAGCAGAAGCATCATGGTTTAGACTTCCCATACCTATGCATTTTAAATTAGAATTTTCTTTTTCAGCAATATTAAGTTTTGCTGTTCTTTATATCACTTCAGGTTTGGAAACTATAGGAAATACTTCTGGAATCACAATTGCAGGATTTGACAGAGAAGCTACAGAAAAAGAAACTTCAGGTGCTATACTAGCAGATGCATTAGGTTCTACTACAGCAGCATTCTTTAACTGTCTTCCAAATACTGCTTTCGGACAAAATGCTGGTATAGTATCTATGACTAAAGTTGTTAATAAATTCTGTATAGCAACAGGTGCTTTTGTATTAATGTTATGCGGTTTCTTCCCTAAATTGGGTGCTATATTCTCAGCTATACCTAGTTCTGTATTAGGAGGTTCCATAATTACAGTATTTGCTATGATATTAATTAACGGTATAAAAATGATAGCAAAAGCTGGTTTCAGTGAACGCAATATAATAGTAATGGGAATAACATTTGCTTTAGGTCTTGGTCTTGCAAATCATCAAAATGCAATAGCTCAGCTTCCTGAATTTATAAAATTTATATTTCATGATACTGTATCTGCAACATGCATTATATCTATCTTGGCAAATCTTATATTCCCTGATGATAAAGTAAGCAAGCCAGAGGATTATAATGCTTAA
- the arcC gene encoding carbamate kinase → MENKKRIVIALGGNALGDTLAEQMEAVKITAKNIVDLVENGCEVIVAHGNGPQVGFINNAMNEYTAHHKTGNDIPLSVCVAMSQAYIGYDLQNAIMEEFSNRKITVPPIATLITQVVVDENDPAFKNPTKPIGQFMTKEEGEAKSKELGWIVKEDAGRGYRRVVASPKPVAIAESTAIKAMLNEKALVICCGGGGIPVIRIGNHLKGMAAVIDKDFAASVLAKELHADMLIILTAVEKVAVNFGKPDVKWLDSMTLEEAKKYCDDGQFAPGSMLPKVQACMQFVEATGKEAMITLLEKAKDAINGKTGTRIIK, encoded by the coding sequence ATGGAAAATAAAAAAAGAATAGTTATTGCATTAGGAGGTAATGCTTTAGGAGATACACTTGCTGAACAGATGGAAGCTGTAAAAATAACTGCTAAAAATATAGTAGATTTGGTAGAAAACGGCTGTGAAGTAATTGTCGCTCATGGTAATGGTCCTCAAGTTGGTTTTATAAATAATGCTATGAATGAATATACTGCACATCATAAAACAGGAAATGATATACCTCTTTCTGTTTGTGTTGCTATGAGTCAGGCTTATATTGGATATGATTTACAAAATGCTATTATGGAAGAGTTCTCTAACAGAAAAATAACAGTTCCGCCTATAGCTACATTAATTACACAAGTAGTAGTTGATGAAAATGATCCTGCTTTTAAAAATCCTACTAAACCTATAGGTCAATTTATGACTAAAGAAGAAGGAGAAGCCAAATCTAAAGAATTAGGCTGGATAGTTAAAGAAGATGCAGGAAGAGGATACAGAAGAGTGGTTGCTTCTCCAAAACCTGTTGCAATTGCAGAGAGTACTGCTATAAAAGCTATGCTTAATGAAAAAGCATTAGTTATATGCTGCGGCGGAGGCGGTATACCTGTAATAAGAATAGGAAATCACTTAAAAGGTATGGCTGCTGTTATAGATAAAGACTTTGCTGCGTCTGTACTTGCTAAAGAACTTCATGCTGATATGCTTATAATATTAACTGCTGTAGAAAAAGTTGCTGTTAATTTTGGTAAGCCGGATGTTAAATGGCTTGATTCTATGACTTTAGAAGAGGCTAAAAAATATTGCGATGATGGTCAGTTTGCTCCGGGATCTATGCTTCCTAAAGTTCAGGCTTGTATGCAGTTTGTAGAAGCCACTGGAAAAGAAGCCATGATAACATTACTTGAAAAAGCTAAAGATGCTATCAATGGAAAAACAGGTACTAGAATAATAAAATAA